DNA from Serinibacter salmoneus:
GGTCGGCGAGGTCGACGTCGGCCACCGCGATCCGCGCGGCACCCGGCGCCACGTCGTCCCCCGGCGCCCCGACGCACCCGGCGTCGCTGCCGGGTCCGACCTCGGCCAGCACCACGCCCCGCGGATCGATCACCGCGGAACCGCCCACCCGGCCGCGGCCGGCCTGGCTGGCGAGCGCCACGTAGGCGGTGTTCTCGATCGCCCGCGCCCGCACCAGGGTGCGCAACTGGTCGGCCTTGCCCTCGCCCGCGGCCCACGCGGCACCCAGCACGATCACGTCGCAGCCGCCCGCGCCGTCCGTGAGCGCCCGCGCGGCCTCGGGGAAGCGCAGGTCGTAGCAGGTCAGGACGCCCACCCGCACCGGGTCACCCTCCGGCCCGGCCACCTCGATCACGAGCGGTGCGCCGTCCGCGGCGGGGTCACCGGCGTCGAACAGGTCCGACTCACGGGCGCCGTAGGCGTCATACAGGTGCACCTTGGCGTACCGGCCCACCACCCGGGCACGCGTCCCCTCGGCCGCACCCTGCAGCACCACGGAGACATTGCGGGCGCGGCCGTTCTCGGCCGGGAGCACGAGGCCCACCACGAGGGTCATCCCGTGCGCGGCCTCTCGCAGCGCCGTCAGGTAGGGGCCGTCCTCGTCCTCGGCGAGCGCCGCGACCGGCCGCGACTCCCACCCGGGGGCGTACTCCGGCAGCACGAGCAGGTCCGCTCCGGCCGCTCGCGCCTGGTCGACGGCATCGAGAGCGGCGCGCAGGGCTGCGGCGCGGCCCTGCGGCGTGGAGCCGTGGCGCGCGTCGAGCTGCCCGACGGCGACCCTCACGGCCGGTCCCTCGGCTCGCCGTCCACCGGGCTCGCCCCGGCCCGCGGATCCCCCTCGGTCGCGGCGTCGGGAGTGGGCACCTCCCCGTCCGCAGCCGTCTCCTGAGCGGCCTCCGCCTGCGCGGCCTCCGCGGCCTCGGCCCGTTCGGCCGCCTCGTACCTCGCGTGCCGCTCGTTGGCGTTGAGCCGCCGCATCTGACGGTTGAAGGAGAGGATCAACAGCACCACGGCCATCGCCACCCCGAAGGTGACGAGGAAACCCAGCAGTCCCGGTGAGACGTCCTCGTCGGCCGGTGCCTGCGCCAGCACTTCCGCTGCGAGCGGCACCACGCTCACGGCCAGGTGCGCCGTCGCCCCGGCGATCACAGGGTCACCCCCGCGAACAGATCGTCCTCGAGGTCCTCCACCGCGGGGGCGCCGGCCGCGGCGGTGGCCTGCCCTGCCAAGGTGGTGCGCACCAGTTCGAACTCCTCCCAGGGCCACACCCGGGCCTCGATCTCGCGCGGGACGGCGAAGAAGAAGCCGTCCGGGTCGATCTGGGTGGCGTGCGCCAGCAGCGCGGCATCACGCTGGGGGAAGAACTCGTGGACGTCGATGCGCGCGGTCACGGTGCGCGATCCGCGCCCGTCCCAGCGCGCCACCCAGTCCCCGAACGGGGACTCGATGCCCTCGGCCCCCATCGCCTCGTGCAGCGCCAGGAGCCGGTCGCGGGAGAAGGACACGTGGTAGTACACCTTGGGCACCTCCCACGGCTCGCCGAGTTCGGGGAAGGCCGCGGGGTCGGCAGCCGCCTCGATCGCGGCCATCGTGACCACGTGGGTCATGATGTGGTCGGGATGCGGGTAGCCGCCGTTCTCGTCGTAGGTGAGCACCACGTGCGGTCGGAAGGAGCGCAGGTGCGCCACGAGCGCCCGCGAGGTCTCCTCCAGCGGCGCAAGGGCGAAGCACCCCGGCGGCAGCGGTGGCAGCGGGTCGCCCTCGGGAAGGCCGGAGTCGACGAAGCCGAGCCATACCTGCTCCACCCCGAGCGCGGCCTTGGCCGCCGCCATCTCCTCGCGCCGCAGCGCGGGGAGGTCCTCCTGCGCGCGCGGGTCGTGCTGCAACCGCGGGTTGAGCACGTCGCCGCGCTCCCCCCCGGTGCAGGTCACCACCAGCACCTCGGCGCCCTGCGCCGCGTAGCGCGCCATCGTGCCCGCCCCCTTGCTCGACTCGTCATCGGGGTGGGCGTGCACAGCCATGAGGCGTGGTGCGGTCACATCGCTCCTTGGGAATCCTGGGCCAACCGGCGCCCGCGAACACCGGGCGCACGACTCCCATCGTGCCACCTGAGGCAGACTGGTGAGGTGAGCCGACCCCGCCCGGACCAGCCCGACGACGCCGCCGCAGCCCGCGAGCGCTACCTCGAGCGGCGCTACGGGCGCGCGAACAACGCCCGGGACACCACCGATGGCCGGTCCCGCACCGCATGGGCGCTCAGCAGCGTGGTGGCCGTGGTGGTCGGCGCGGTGGCGGTGTATCTCGCGCTCGGGTCCTCCGAGCCCGGCATCACGCTCTCCCAGGCCTCCTACTCCACGCCGTCGGACTCCCTCATGGAGATCACCGTGACCGCCTACCGGGAGGACCCCTCCCAGGCCTGGACGTGCGCATTCGAGGCGCTGGACGCCTCCCGCGCGCAGGTCGGGGTGGTCCTGGTGGACATCCCCCCGAGCGAGCAGGCCAGCGAGGTCCTCACGGTGGAGGTCCCCACCCTGGCACGCGGCGAGATCGGGCGCGCCGTGGACAACGGGTGCTACCCCGCCTGAGGATGCCGGGTATCATGGCCGTTTCGCCGCTCGCATCTGCGGGCGGCGTTCCGTATACCGGAGCGACGTGAGCGCGCCGAAGGACAGCGCCGTCGCACCCGCACGACGTCATGAGGAGGGCACGTGCCTGAGACAACCTGGCTCACCAAGGATGCCTACGACCGTCTGAAGAACGAGCTGGACTACCTGTCCGGCCCCGGACGCAGCGAGATCACGGCCCGCATCGAGCAGGCCCGCTCCGAGGGCGACCTGAAGGAGAACGGCGGCTACCACGCCGCTCGCGAGGAGCAGGGCAAGGCCGAGGCCCGCATCCGCCAACTCCAGGAGATCCTGCGCAACGCCGAGGTCGGCGACGCCCCGCCGGACGACGGCGTGGTGGAGCCGGGCATGGTCGTCACCGCCGTGGTGGGCGGGGAGGAGATGGAGTTCCTCTTCGGTTCCCGCGAGTCCGCCCAGGGTGTGGACATCGACGTGTTCTCCCCCTCCTCGGCGCTCGGTGCCGCGATCAACGGCAAGAAGGCCGGCGACAGCACCGCCTACACCACGCCGCGTGGCGCGGAGATCCCGGTCGAGATCAAGGCCGCGAAGCCGTTCAGCGCCTGAGCGCCCACCCTCACCGGTGAGGGACGCACGCGAGGTGGGCGGCGCCGTCGGGCCTCATCGCTCGACGGCGCCGTACCCCGCATCCCGCACCCGCTCCAGGGTCTCCTGGGCGTGGCTGCGTCCCTTGGTGACCACCTCGAGGTCCACGGCGGTCTCATCGACCCCCAGCCCCGGTCCGGTGCGCACGTGGGAGACCGTCACCACATCGGCGCCGGCCTCGGCGACCACCGCCAGCAGCCCGGCCAGAAGACCTGGCCGGTCGGTCAGGGTGCAGCGCAGGTGCAGGTAGCGCCCGGCGGCGGCCATGCCGTATCGGAAGACCTTGCGCAGCACGATCGGGTCGACGTTGCCGCCCGAGAGCACCGCGACCACCGGGCGGCCGTGGTCGATCACGTCCGCGAGTTCGCCACGCCGGGTCACGAGCGCCGCCAGGCCCGCCGCTCCGGCGGGCTCCACCACCTGCTTGGCACGTTCGGCCAGGGCGAGCACGGTGCGGGAGATGTCCTCCTCCGAGACCGTCACCACGCGCACGTCCCGCCCCGCCATCACCGCCAGCGGCACCGCACCTGGCTCGGCCACCGCGATACCGTCCGCCATGGTGCGGCCGGTGTGCACCCGCACGGGATGCCCGGCGGCGAGGCTCGGCGCCCACGCCGAGGCCCGCTCGGCCTGCACCGCCACCACCCGCACCGAGTCAGGGAGCGCGGCGCGGATCCCCGCGACCAACCCGCCGCCGCCGGCGGGTACCAGCACGGTTCCCACGTCGGGCACCTGCTCGAGGATCTCCAGCCCCACCGTTCCCTGGCCTGCCACCACGTCCGGGTGGTCGAACGGGTGGATGTAGGTGCGACCCTCCGCCTCGGCCTGCGCCCGGGCGCGTGCCATGGCGTCCTCCACCCGGTCGCCTCCCAGCACCACGCGGGCGCCGTAGGACTCGGTGGCCTCCACCTTCGGCAGGGCGGCATCCGCGGGCATGTGGACCACGGCGTCGATCCCCAGCCGGCGGGCGGCGTAGGCCACGCCCTGGGCGTGATTGCCCGCGGAGGCCGCGACCACGCCCCGCTCGCGCTGCTCGGGCGCAAGCCGCGCGAGACGCACCAGCGCCCCCCGCACCTTGAAGGAGCCGGTGCGCTGCAGGTGCTCGCACTTGAGCATCACGCGGGCGCCGGCGAGGTCGGAGAACGCCTCGCTGGACTGCATCGGGGTGCGGTGCACCACCGGATCGACGATCTCGCGGGCGGCGCGGACGTCCGCTTCCAGCACGGGGCGAGCGGGGTGGTCGGGGTCGAGGTGTGCCACTCCCCCAGCGTGCCACCGCGCCCGGGGAACAGCCATGAGCGTCGGCGCGTTCCACTCCATGAGGCGATGCCGCTCGCGGCGTGAGACCGCCCGCCCGATCCAGCGCAGAACCGAGAGGACACCATGTTCTTCCGCCAGGCCCCCACCATGGTCACCGCCGACGAGGCCCTGCCCGGCCGCGAGGAGCCCGCCTTCACCGTCCCGGGCGTGCACCGCGTGCTCGGCACGCCGCTGCGTGGCCCGTGGCCCGAGGGCACCGAGCAGCTCTACGTGGCCATGGGGTGTTTCTGGGGTGAGGAGAAGCACTTCTGGCAGCTGCCCGGGGTGGTGACCACCGCCGTCGGCTACATGGGCGGCTTCACGCCGAACCCGACCTACGAGGAGACCTGCACCGGGCGCACCGGGCACACCGAGACCGTGATGATCGCCTACGACCCGGCCGCGATCAGCATCGAGCAGCTGCTCGAGGTGTTCTGGACGCAGCACGACCCCACGCAGGTCTTCCGCCAGGGCAACGACCGCGGCACCCAATACCGCTCGGCGATCTACTGGACCACGCCCGAGCAGGCGAAGGCCATCGAGGCCTCGGCCGCCGCGTACCAGCCGCGACTGACGGCCGCCGGATACGGCGAGATCGCCACGGAGATCCGCGACGCGCGCGAGGCCGGACCCTTCTGGTACGCCGAGGGTTACCACCAGCAGTACCTGGTGGCGAACCCGAACGGGTACTGCCCGGTGCACGCCACCGGCGTCACGTTCTAGCGCGCCGGTCGGTTCCGGCCCGACCCCGCGCGCCCCGCGCACCGGCGGAGCGCACCCCTGCGCTTCCCTGCAGCGCCGAGCGATGAGTTGCGCACGCCCAGCGCAGGCAAACCCTGCGCAACCACACGCTCGGCGACCCGTGGACGGCGCAACCGCGTGCTCGGCGAGGGTCCGGGCGGGCGGGCGGGACGACGACGGCGCGCCACCCGAGGGGGTTGCGCGCCGTCGTTGTCGGCTCAGGAGCGTCGGCTCAGAAGGCCGGCGGCGTGTGCCAGATCCGGTCGATGTAGTCGCGCATCGAGCGGTCGGAGGAGAAGAAGCCGCTGCGCGCCACGTTGAGGATGGCCGCGCGGGTCCACTCCTCCTGGTCCGCGTAGGCGGCGTCCACCTTGTCCTGCGCCTCGATGTAGGCGGCGTAGTCGGCCAACGCGAGGAAGCGGTCCTCCTGCAGCAGGTTGCCCACCACGGAGTCGAACATGTGGCGGTCCCCGCCGGAGAAGACGCCCGAGGCGATCGCGTCGATGGCGCGGCGCAGTTCCGGGTTGCTCTCGTAGTAGGAACTCGGCACGTAGCCCGCGGCCTGCAGGGCCTCCACCTCGGGCTCCAGCATGCCGAAGAGGAAGAAGTTCTCATCGCCCACGAGTTGGCGGATCTCGACGTTCGCGCCGTCGTCGGTGCCGATTGTCAGGGCCCCGTTGAGCGCGAACTTCATGTTCCCGGTGCCGGAGGCCTCCTTCCCGGCGAGCGAGATCTGCTCGGACAGGTCGGCGGCGGGGATGACCTTCTCCGCGAGCGTCACGTTGTAGTTCGGCGGGAAGATGACCTTCAGCCGGCCCTCGAGCCGCTCGTCATTGTTCACCGTGGACCCCACCGCATTGATGAGGTGGATGATGTCCTTCGCCATCTTGTAACCCGGCGCGGCCTTGGCGCCGAAGATGAAGGTGCGCGGGGTGAGGTCGGCCGCGGCCACCTCACCGGAGACCACCCGGTTGTACTGGGTGATGATGTGCAGCACCTTCAGCGTCTGGCGCTTGTACTCGTGCAGGCGCTTGACCATGACGTCGAGCATGTGGCCGTCGCTGACCGACACGCCGTCGCGCTCGGTGAGCACCGCGTGCAGGCGGCGCTTGTTCGCGGCCTTCACCTCCCGGAAGCGGGCGCGGAACTCCTCGTCCGCCGCGAACGGCTCCAGCTCGCGCAGCCGCTCCAGGTCGGTCAACCAGCCCACCCCGATGGACTCGGTGATGAGTTCGGACAGGCCGGGGTTGGCCAGGCGCACGAACCGGCGCGGCGTGATGCCGTTGGTGACGTTGGTGAACTTGC
Protein-coding regions in this window:
- a CDS encoding nitrilase-related carbon-nitrogen hydrolase; protein product: MRVAVGQLDARHGSTPQGRAAALRAALDAVDQARAAGADLLVLPEYAPGWESRPVAALAEDEDGPYLTALREAAHGMTLVVGLVLPAENGRARNVSVVLQGAAEGTRARVVGRYAKVHLYDAYGARESDLFDAGDPAADGAPLVIEVAGPEGDPVRVGVLTCYDLRFPEAARALTDGAGGCDVIVLGAAWAAGEGKADQLRTLVRARAIENTAYVALASQAGRGRVGGSAVIDPRGVVLAEVGPGSDAGCVGAPGDDVAPGAARIAVADVDLADLARVREVSPVLAHRRYRVVAREA
- the mca gene encoding mycothiol conjugate amidase Mca, with product MAVHAHPDDESSKGAGTMARYAAQGAEVLVVTCTGGERGDVLNPRLQHDPRAQEDLPALRREEMAAAKAALGVEQVWLGFVDSGLPEGDPLPPLPPGCFALAPLEETSRALVAHLRSFRPHVVLTYDENGGYPHPDHIMTHVVTMAAIEAAADPAAFPELGEPWEVPKVYYHVSFSRDRLLALHEAMGAEGIESPFGDWVARWDGRGSRTVTARIDVHEFFPQRDAALLAHATQIDPDGFFFAVPREIEARVWPWEEFELVRTTLAGQATAAAGAPAVEDLEDDLFAGVTL
- a CDS encoding DUF4307 domain-containing protein encodes the protein MSRPRPDQPDDAAAARERYLERRYGRANNARDTTDGRSRTAWALSSVVAVVVGAVAVYLALGSSEPGITLSQASYSTPSDSLMEITVTAYREDPSQAWTCAFEALDASRAQVGVVLVDIPPSEQASEVLTVEVPTLARGEIGRAVDNGCYPA
- the greA gene encoding transcription elongation factor GreA, which produces MPETTWLTKDAYDRLKNELDYLSGPGRSEITARIEQARSEGDLKENGGYHAAREEQGKAEARIRQLQEILRNAEVGDAPPDDGVVEPGMVVTAVVGGEEMEFLFGSRESAQGVDIDVFSPSSALGAAINGKKAGDSTAYTTPRGAEIPVEIKAAKPFSA
- the ilvA gene encoding threonine ammonia-lyase, which gives rise to MAHLDPDHPARPVLEADVRAAREIVDPVVHRTPMQSSEAFSDLAGARVMLKCEHLQRTGSFKVRGALVRLARLAPEQRERGVVAASAGNHAQGVAYAARRLGIDAVVHMPADAALPKVEATESYGARVVLGGDRVEDAMARARAQAEAEGRTYIHPFDHPDVVAGQGTVGLEILEQVPDVGTVLVPAGGGGLVAGIRAALPDSVRVVAVQAERASAWAPSLAAGHPVRVHTGRTMADGIAVAEPGAVPLAVMAGRDVRVVTVSEEDISRTVLALAERAKQVVEPAGAAGLAALVTRRGELADVIDHGRPVVAVLSGGNVDPIVLRKVFRYGMAAAGRYLHLRCTLTDRPGLLAGLLAVVAEAGADVVTVSHVRTGPGLGVDETAVDLEVVTKGRSHAQETLERVRDAGYGAVER
- the msrA gene encoding peptide-methionine (S)-S-oxide reductase MsrA, which gives rise to MFFRQAPTMVTADEALPGREEPAFTVPGVHRVLGTPLRGPWPEGTEQLYVAMGCFWGEEKHFWQLPGVVTTAVGYMGGFTPNPTYEETCTGRTGHTETVMIAYDPAAISIEQLLEVFWTQHDPTQVFRQGNDRGTQYRSAIYWTTPEQAKAIEASAAAYQPRLTAAGYGEIATEIRDAREAGPFWYAEGYHQQYLVANPNGYCPVHATGVTF